One Bacteroides sp. DNA segment encodes these proteins:
- a CDS encoding alpha-amylase family glycosyl hydrolase has translation MMKTLPKRLKISKASPFFRLLSLLFLFLLFFSACAKDPAPPEEEEYTQYGTPFTGIPAVEDLVVYEVNLRAFSPEGTLQGVIEGLDHIRSLGVNVIWLMPIHPIGQINSVNSPYSVQDYLAVSPEYGSLEDLRQLTDAAHQRGMAVIMDWVANHTAWDHPWISNTGWYTTDDQGNIIHPPGTNWLDVADLNFSSFPMRKALTEAMKYWLLEANVDGFRCDYADGVPFDFWRTAIEELREIPGRTLVMLAEGGRSDHFQAGFDMTYAWTYYARLKDVFNGQNANVLYTTHTSEFFGVPQGKQLLRFTTNHDESAWDATPMTLFNGQQGALAASVATTFMGGVPLIYTGQEVGRVNTLPFFSQSPVDWTANPTMLAAYQDLMEVYVQSNAARKGELVNHSSTNVVCFKKTWQDEELLVMVNIRNSNQDFSLPAEIQNTTWEDAFSNATVSLGITQSLAPYQYLILK, from the coding sequence ATGATGAAAACCCTTCCCAAGCGTCTGAAAATTAGCAAAGCCTCCCCTTTTTTCCGTTTATTAAGCCTGCTTTTTCTGTTTCTCCTGTTTTTTTCGGCTTGCGCAAAAGACCCGGCCCCTCCCGAAGAGGAAGAGTATACCCAGTATGGCACACCCTTTACGGGAATCCCCGCCGTGGAAGACCTGGTGGTTTACGAGGTGAACCTCAGGGCCTTCAGCCCTGAAGGAACCCTCCAGGGCGTCATTGAAGGACTGGACCATATCCGCTCGCTGGGCGTGAATGTCATCTGGCTGATGCCCATCCATCCCATAGGCCAGATCAACTCCGTTAACTCCCCCTATTCAGTCCAGGACTATCTTGCGGTAAGCCCTGAATATGGAAGTCTGGAAGACCTGAGGCAGCTCACGGATGCAGCCCACCAGCGGGGCATGGCAGTCATCATGGACTGGGTGGCCAACCACACCGCCTGGGATCATCCCTGGATCAGCAACACGGGCTGGTATACCACCGACGACCAGGGCAACATCATCCATCCGCCCGGAACGAACTGGCTGGATGTGGCCGACCTGAACTTCAGCAGCTTCCCCATGCGCAAGGCCCTGACCGAGGCCATGAAATACTGGCTGCTGGAAGCCAATGTCGATGGCTTTCGCTGCGACTATGCCGATGGGGTGCCCTTCGACTTCTGGCGCACCGCCATCGAAGAACTCAGGGAAATCCCGGGAAGGACCCTTGTGATGCTGGCCGAGGGAGGCCGCAGCGATCATTTCCAGGCCGGATTCGATATGACATATGCCTGGACCTATTACGCCCGCCTGAAGGACGTGTTCAACGGCCAAAACGCCAACGTGCTTTATACGACCCATACCAGCGAATTTTTTGGCGTCCCCCAGGGGAAGCAACTCCTCAGGTTCACCACCAACCACGACGAGTCGGCCTGGGATGCAACCCCTATGACGCTGTTCAACGGCCAGCAGGGCGCCCTGGCAGCCTCCGTTGCCACCACCTTTATGGGCGGCGTGCCCCTGATCTATACAGGCCAGGAAGTGGGACGGGTCAACACCCTGCCCTTCTTCAGCCAGTCGCCCGTTGACTGGACCGCCAACCCCACGATGCTGGCCGCTTACCAGGATTTGATGGAGGTGTACGTTCAATCGAATGCGGCACGCAAGGGTGAGCTCGTCAACCATTCCTCCACCAATGTGGTCTGTTTTAAAAAGACCTGGCAGGACGAGGAGTTGCTGGTGATGGTCAACATCAGGAACAGCAACCAGGACTTCAGCCTGCCTGCCGAAATCCAGAACACCACCTGGGAGGATGCCTTCAGCAACGCTACCGTCAGCCTGGGGATTACCCAGTCGCTGGCGCCTTACCAGTACCTGATCCTGAAATAG
- a CDS encoding T9SS type A sorting domain-containing protein: MKTKTWLLLLFGFACTQAIAQTDTLTWVYEFESPALNPWGIEYFEGNLWITDQASGKIFKTSPEGVLLDEITVDGASLTGITFAGDELWVVNTNKWTGSPSGESPKEAGFSLYHIDPSGGEVLDSIFLALPYLQSGGLWGLCHYQDHFYASYHGGYGPCLLKIDPLTGSWEELCCTHFMGMTTRDDAIWGIWSAGLEGGDWIASSTDGENQSMEYRLEFNATGLAFDGESLWAVDPLEKKIRQLESPDNGPYHPFPEDHAAWHTMGNNMFSGEIWSFRYAASGDTLIDEGTWTKIVEMGDTLISDPGNAFFAAIRENDRKQVFALIPGFPEVMLYDFSLEVNDTIWYELGGGLCYDQMGFWETTHYKVVLAIDSVMLETGEYRKSWTLGSENAGITNWVEGIGSIDWYGLFNPLVSDFSLCGDSYQFVCFKQDDTPLFLDNPYCETCFCDPASSIPGAGDEGRMLEVYPNPSRGEISLRLSRTLPGPCYIELYDMAGQSILSAFPFHGDCTLSLGQHPPGLYLIRLLDKNGRTLQIRKIVLQ, encoded by the coding sequence ATGAAAACAAAAACCTGGTTGTTGCTCCTGTTTGGGTTTGCCTGTACACAAGCCATTGCCCAAACCGACACCCTGACCTGGGTTTACGAATTTGAATCGCCGGCACTGAATCCCTGGGGCATCGAATACTTTGAAGGGAACCTCTGGATCACCGACCAGGCTTCGGGCAAGATCTTTAAAACCAGCCCTGAAGGCGTTTTGCTCGATGAAATCACTGTGGATGGCGCTTCCCTTACGGGCATCACTTTCGCCGGAGATGAGCTCTGGGTGGTCAATACCAATAAATGGACGGGTTCCCCTTCCGGGGAAAGCCCGAAAGAGGCAGGCTTCTCCCTCTACCACATTGATCCCTCCGGTGGCGAAGTGCTCGACTCCATCTTCCTGGCCCTCCCCTATCTGCAGAGCGGTGGATTATGGGGCCTCTGCCATTACCAGGATCATTTTTATGCGTCCTACCACGGGGGCTACGGCCCCTGCCTGCTGAAAATCGACCCGCTGACAGGCAGCTGGGAAGAACTGTGCTGCACCCACTTTATGGGCATGACCACCCGTGATGACGCCATCTGGGGCATTTGGAGCGCCGGGCTGGAAGGCGGTGATTGGATCGCCTCCTCCACCGATGGCGAAAACCAGTCGATGGAATACCGCCTCGAATTCAACGCCACAGGACTTGCCTTCGACGGCGAAAGCCTCTGGGCGGTCGACCCCCTGGAAAAAAAGATCAGGCAGCTCGAAAGCCCTGACAATGGCCCCTATCACCCCTTCCCTGAAGACCATGCCGCCTGGCACACCATGGGCAACAATATGTTCTCGGGCGAGATCTGGAGCTTCCGCTATGCCGCCTCGGGCGATACCCTGATCGATGAGGGGACCTGGACCAAAATCGTGGAGATGGGCGACACCCTCATCAGCGACCCGGGGAATGCCTTTTTTGCCGCCATCCGTGAAAACGACCGCAAACAGGTCTTTGCCCTGATCCCCGGCTTCCCTGAAGTCATGCTTTACGATTTTAGCCTTGAGGTGAATGATACCATCTGGTATGAGCTGGGCGGGGGCCTGTGCTACGACCAGATGGGATTCTGGGAAACCACGCATTACAAGGTGGTGCTTGCCATTGATTCAGTCATGCTGGAGACGGGTGAATACCGCAAAAGCTGGACCCTGGGCAGCGAGAACGCAGGCATCACCAACTGGGTGGAAGGCATCGGCAGCATCGACTGGTATGGCCTGTTCAATCCCCTGGTCTCCGATTTCTCGCTCTGCGGCGACAGCTACCAGTTTGTCTGCTTCAAGCAGGACGACACCCCGCTCTTTCTCGACAACCCCTATTGCGAAACCTGCTTCTGCGACCCCGCCTCGTCCATCCCCGGGGCCGGGGATGAAGGCCGTATGCTTGAAGTCTATCCAAACCCTTCCCGGGGCGAGATCAGCCTGCGCCTCAGCAGAACCCTTCCGGGGCCCTGCTATATTGAGCTTTACGATATGGCGGGACAAAGCATCCTAAGCGCCTTCCCCTTCCATGGCGATTGCACCCTCAGCCTGGGCCAGCACCCCCCGGGCCTGTACCTCATCCGCCTGCTGGATAAAAATGGCCGGACCCTGCAAATCCGGAAAATCGTCCTGCAATGA
- a CDS encoding GlsB/YeaQ/YmgE family stress response membrane protein, whose amino-acid sequence MNIIIFLLIGAVSGWIAGQIWKGSGFGLLGNIVVGIIGGFLGGWLMGKFGAAEGGLVWQIIVSVIGAWILLFLISLFKKK is encoded by the coding sequence ATGAACATTATTATTTTCTTACTGATCGGTGCTGTGTCCGGCTGGATCGCAGGACAGATCTGGAAAGGGAGCGGCTTTGGCCTGCTTGGTAACATTGTCGTTGGTATTATCGGCGGTTTTCTTGGCGGCTGGCTTATGGGTAAATTTGGTGCAGCCGAAGGGGGCCTTGTGTGGCAAATCATAGTTTCTGTCATTGGCGCCTGGATTCTGCTATTTCTTATTTCACTGTTTAAAAAGAAGTAA
- a CDS encoding inorganic phosphate transporter, which produces MDTIYIFLIIALFILAISDLVVGVGNDAVNFLNSAIGAKVAPFKWILAVAALGVMLGATFSGGMMEIARSGVFHPDQFVFDEIIIIFLAVMITDVILLDMFNTFGLPTSTTVSIIFELLGGAVAVSLYKMNVSPDAVQELGNYINSSRALTIIFGILLSVVIAFTFGTIIQFLSRLLFTFRFERNVRYFGALWGSLSITAIVYFLLVKGAKGASFMTPEVVDWIHEHTVLILASFFIGLAVLLQLLIHFFRINVFRIIVLVGTFSIAMAFAGNDLVNFIGVPLAGYDSLKVFLDNPEINSSTFTMEMLLEPVKTPTFFLLGAGVIMVLTLFFSKKARSVTQTEMDLARQHEGNERFPSSLFARTLVRKARDLGGLFERVLPDGFIRFLDRRFDNTHLKNPGKNAVEHAHFDQLRASVNMFVASSLIALATSLKLPLSTTYVTFMVAMGTSFADRSWGRESAVYRITGVMMVIGGWFFTAFTAFTVAFLLALLFSWAGLIAAGGALLVAFAFMIRTNFIHKKRLSAKTEEEKKTRRVWTEESVVAESSHNIGQTLRETGRLLNEMISSYVSEDRKRLKTIRKDIESINAFTKGLKKDVFLTLKKLEEGSVETGHYYVQVLDYLREIAHCLHFIVQPAYEHLENNHPTTCPELGEAINTLNSEIESFFYDVNHLIETGNFSDLKMLISNNQAIIQHLEEVKMLQIRMIKDDKSGTRSSLVTLNMLTETKNILLHTINVMKSHRDFLLK; this is translated from the coding sequence ATGGATACAATTTACATTTTTTTAATCATTGCCTTGTTCATCCTTGCCATTTCTGACCTTGTGGTTGGGGTTGGCAATGATGCCGTTAATTTTCTGAATTCTGCCATAGGTGCAAAAGTTGCCCCTTTCAAATGGATTCTGGCCGTTGCCGCACTAGGGGTTATGCTGGGCGCCACTTTTTCGGGTGGGATGATGGAAATTGCCCGCAGCGGGGTATTTCACCCTGACCAGTTTGTTTTCGATGAGATCATTATCATTTTCCTTGCGGTAATGATCACCGATGTGATCCTGCTCGACATGTTTAATACATTCGGGTTGCCTACTTCGACCACGGTATCCATCATTTTTGAACTGTTGGGTGGTGCTGTTGCGGTTTCATTGTATAAGATGAATGTTTCTCCTGATGCAGTGCAGGAGCTGGGAAACTATATCAATTCATCCAGGGCGCTCACCATTATTTTCGGGATTTTACTCTCGGTAGTGATTGCCTTTACCTTTGGCACCATCATTCAGTTTCTTTCTCGTCTGCTGTTTACTTTCCGTTTTGAAAGAAATGTCAGGTATTTCGGCGCTCTTTGGGGAAGCCTCTCCATCACAGCCATTGTTTATTTCCTTTTAGTAAAAGGCGCCAAGGGGGCATCTTTTATGACCCCGGAAGTTGTTGACTGGATTCACGAGCATACGGTTCTGATCCTGGCTTCCTTTTTTATTGGCCTGGCGGTCTTGCTCCAGTTGCTGATTCATTTCTTCCGTATCAATGTTTTCCGCATCATCGTGCTGGTAGGCACCTTCTCAATAGCAATGGCCTTTGCCGGGAATGACCTGGTAAACTTCATCGGGGTTCCGCTAGCAGGATATGACTCCTTAAAAGTGTTCCTTGATAACCCGGAAATCAATTCCAGTACTTTTACAATGGAGATGTTGCTGGAACCCGTAAAGACGCCAACCTTTTTTTTACTGGGTGCAGGGGTTATTATGGTGCTGACGCTTTTTTTCTCAAAGAAGGCCCGCTCAGTGACCCAAACAGAAATGGATCTTGCCCGTCAGCACGAAGGCAATGAAAGGTTTCCATCATCGTTGTTTGCCCGCACTTTAGTCAGGAAAGCAAGAGACCTGGGAGGGCTGTTCGAACGTGTCCTTCCTGATGGTTTTATCCGTTTTCTTGACCGCCGTTTCGATAATACTCATTTGAAGAACCCTGGAAAGAATGCTGTTGAGCATGCTCATTTTGATCAACTGCGTGCCTCAGTAAATATGTTTGTTGCCAGCAGCCTGATTGCCCTGGCTACTTCCCTGAAATTGCCCTTGTCGACCACTTACGTGACTTTCATGGTGGCCATGGGGACTTCCTTTGCCGACCGCTCCTGGGGCCGTGAGAGCGCCGTGTATCGCATCACAGGAGTGATGATGGTCATAGGCGGATGGTTCTTTACCGCCTTTACCGCTTTTACGGTGGCTTTCCTGCTGGCGCTGCTTTTCAGCTGGGCAGGTTTGATCGCCGCGGGAGGGGCTTTACTGGTGGCCTTCGCATTTATGATACGAACCAATTTCATCCATAAAAAGCGCCTGAGTGCTAAAACGGAAGAAGAGAAGAAGACCCGGCGGGTATGGACCGAGGAAAGCGTCGTGGCCGAAAGCAGCCATAATATCGGGCAAACCCTCAGGGAGACGGGAAGATTGCTGAATGAAATGATTTCCAGCTATGTGTCAGAAGACCGCAAACGCCTGAAAACCATCCGGAAAGATATTGAATCCATCAATGCCTTTACCAAGGGCTTAAAGAAAGATGTTTTTCTGACCCTGAAAAAGCTGGAAGAAGGCTCGGTGGAAACCGGCCATTACTACGTGCAGGTATTGGATTACCTCAGGGAGATTGCCCACTGCCTGCATTTCATCGTTCAACCCGCCTACGAGCACCTGGAAAACAACCACCCGACCACCTGTCCCGAGCTTGGCGAGGCCATTAACACCCTGAACAGCGAGATTGAAAGCTTTTTTTACGACGTCAATCACCTGATTGAAACGGGCAATTTCAGCGACCTGAAGATGCTGATCAGCAACAACCAGGCCATCATTCAGCACCTGGAGGAGGTGAAAATGCTTCAAATCCGCATGATCAAGGACGATAAATCAGGCACCCGCAGCAGCCTGGTGACCCTGAATATGCTCACCGAGACCAAGAACATCCTGCTTCATACCATCAATGTGATGAAGTCGCACAGGGACTTTCTCCTGAAATAA